The following proteins are encoded in a genomic region of [Eubacterium] hominis:
- a CDS encoding PTS sugar transporter subunit IIC has translation MNKFMSFMEKYLVPLANKVSGNRYLKTISNGSMSLLGIIMLGSLFTVVSSITWEPYQSFLTSTGLGTLFGYVPDFTIDLLALYMAFSIGYQGAKVFDIKDKAFNAGAISLVCFLLLTPINSTAVEGSTFLDISYLGAKGVFVALITGIITVKILAFFVKKNFTIKMPNGVPSMVMESFSALIPATVIVLVFGLIKLGFANTTYETANNFIYTMLQTPIQSLTGSLPAFLVLIFIAQLLWFFGVHGSMTVLPILFPVFLGYLAENTAAVEAGQIAPNAINFGLYDLACLGGCGATIGLVIVMFFFSKSKRYKAFSKLVLPCGLFGVNEPVVFGMPLMLNVMMLIPFLITPIIIVILGYFLIQIHVITPTIGVLGAGSLPPLVHGIVQGSLSFGIYELFATVISMMIYFPFFKILDKQAFDEEQNAVETAEESFEDLL, from the coding sequence ATGAATAAATTTATGAGTTTTATGGAGAAATACTTAGTACCTTTAGCCAATAAAGTATCTGGTAATCGTTATTTAAAAACAATCAGTAATGGTTCTATGTCCTTACTTGGCATCATTATGTTAGGATCTTTATTTACAGTTGTTTCTTCTATTACGTGGGAACCTTATCAAAGCTTCTTAACATCTACAGGGTTAGGAACCTTGTTTGGTTATGTGCCAGACTTCACTATTGATTTATTAGCATTATACATGGCTTTTTCTATTGGATATCAGGGTGCAAAAGTATTTGATATCAAAGATAAAGCATTCAACGCAGGTGCTATTTCACTGGTTTGTTTCTTATTATTAACACCAATTAACAGTACTGCAGTAGAAGGCTCTACATTCCTTGATATCAGTTATTTAGGCGCAAAAGGTGTATTTGTTGCGTTGATTACTGGTATTATTACAGTAAAAATTCTTGCGTTTTTTGTGAAGAAAAATTTTACGATTAAAATGCCAAATGGTGTCCCTAGTATGGTCATGGAATCATTTTCTGCATTGATACCTGCAACTGTCATTGTATTAGTATTTGGATTAATCAAACTAGGCTTTGCGAATACTACATATGAAACAGCCAATAACTTTATTTATACAATGCTACAAACACCTATTCAGTCTTTAACTGGAAGTCTACCAGCATTCTTGGTATTGATTTTTATAGCTCAATTGTTATGGTTCTTTGGAGTACATGGCTCCATGACTGTATTGCCAATTTTATTCCCTGTATTCTTAGGCTATCTTGCGGAAAATACAGCTGCAGTTGAAGCTGGACAGATTGCGCCAAACGCTATTAACTTTGGATTATATGACTTAGCATGTCTTGGCGGATGTGGTGCAACAATTGGCTTGGTAATTGTCATGTTCTTTTTCTCAAAAAGTAAGCGATATAAAGCTTTCTCAAAACTTGTATTGCCTTGTGGCTTATTCGGTGTCAATGAACCAGTCGTATTTGGTATGCCTTTAATGTTAAATGTCATGATGCTGATTCCATTCTTGATTACACCAATTATTATTGTAATCTTAGGATATTTCTTAATTCAGATTCATGTAATTACACCAACCATCGGGGTATTAGGTGCTGGTTCTTTACCACCACTTGTACATGGTATCGTACAAGGTAGTTTGTCCTTTGGTATCTATGAATTATTTGCGACTGTTATTTCAATGATGATTTATTTCCCATTCTTCAAGATATTGGATAAACAAGCATTTGATGAAGAACAGAATGCTGTAGAAACCGCTGAAGAATCATTCGAGGATTTATTATGA
- a CDS encoding glycoside hydrolase family 1 protein: MIDIFQYPDITFPEGFLWGATTAGQQVEGNNCSYHDDKQYAPKFAYGGVPYQMAGKACNSYERFEDDIQLLKQMHLGIYRMSIEWCRIEPQKGVFNDEAIQHYLHILQRLKEENIKVCLTLHHVSHPVWFHEQEAFHTMDNMPDWERYIEKVVPIYKDYVDYWIVINEMNIVFEYSEEERINMLQYHARGYHIIKKYSNAPVSSTLSYSMKEPFRGRYDKADCVMADYIDYVENEFFIHAIKTGEIVMPFHDAVYVPEVKDTCDFWALNTYVRQFINSRKKAFRFDNYQATHFHALSKPFFSEEICPDIMIEMLMRFKDKPIMITENGIAVEDDHIRIVYLAAMLQAMKQGMDLGAQVIGYLHWSLLDNWEWGTYHPTFGLATVDSETFDRKLKQSGQFYGDIAKNNCLDQKIIRTYMDHMPTIKDTVK; encoded by the coding sequence ATGATAGATATATTTCAGTATCCAGATATCACGTTTCCAGAAGGTTTCTTATGGGGAGCCACAACAGCTGGACAACAGGTAGAAGGGAACAATTGTTCCTATCACGATGATAAACAATATGCGCCAAAGTTTGCTTATGGTGGCGTTCCATATCAAATGGCTGGTAAAGCGTGTAACAGTTATGAACGTTTTGAAGATGATATTCAACTCTTAAAACAAATGCATTTAGGTATCTATCGTATGTCTATTGAGTGGTGTAGAATAGAACCACAAAAAGGAGTATTTAACGATGAAGCAATACAGCATTATCTGCATATTCTACAACGGTTAAAAGAAGAAAATATCAAAGTATGTTTAACACTTCATCACGTGTCCCATCCTGTATGGTTCCATGAACAAGAGGCTTTCCATACCATGGATAATATGCCGGATTGGGAACGTTATATAGAAAAAGTTGTGCCAATATATAAAGATTATGTAGACTATTGGATTGTGATCAACGAAATGAATATCGTGTTTGAATACAGTGAAGAAGAAAGAATCAATATGTTGCAATATCATGCACGGGGTTATCATATTATAAAAAAATATAGTAACGCTCCTGTTAGTTCAACATTGTCTTATTCCATGAAAGAACCATTTCGTGGAAGATATGATAAAGCAGATTGTGTTATGGCAGACTACATTGATTATGTAGAAAATGAATTCTTCATACATGCGATAAAAACTGGTGAAATCGTTATGCCATTTCATGATGCAGTCTATGTTCCAGAAGTAAAAGATACTTGTGATTTTTGGGCATTAAATACATATGTTCGCCAGTTTATCAATAGTCGTAAAAAGGCCTTTCGTTTTGATAATTATCAGGCAACACATTTTCATGCATTATCCAAACCGTTTTTCTCAGAAGAAATCTGTCCGGATATCATGATTGAGATGTTGATGCGATTCAAAGATAAACCAATTATGATTACAGAAAATGGTATTGCAGTAGAAGATGATCATATTAGAATTGTATACCTTGCGGCAATGCTTCAGGCCATGAAACAGGGAATGGATTTAGGTGCGCAGGTGATTGGATATTTACATTGGTCCCTATTAGACAACTGGGAGTGGGGGACCTATCATCCTACATTTGGTTTAGCAACTGTAGATTCAGAAACATTCGATAGAAAGTTAAAACAAAGTGGTCAATTTTATGGAGATATCGCAAAAAATAATTGTCTTGATCAAAAAATTATAAGAACGTACATGGATCATATGCCCACAATAAAAGATACAGTGAAATAA
- a CDS encoding manganese efflux pump has protein sequence MLHSFLLVTALSLDSFLAALAYGTKHIKIPVKSVVLISSIGVLFLSVSLYAAKFLQQFIPHWLCSGISFTIFLCIGLSSIFQGTIKRILRKYKRKQLEFEYSGISFVLDVYLDETKADSDCSMYLSLKEAAYLAVALSIDSLVSGFAMGISILHPLQVLIISFLMGVFVILLGSFLGKRIFHKADIDLSWISGILFIILAFTRIL, from the coding sequence GTGTTGCATTCCTTCTTGTTAGTGACAGCTTTAAGCCTGGATAGTTTTCTTGCGGCTCTGGCTTATGGCACCAAACATATCAAAATACCTGTGAAAAGCGTAGTTCTGATATCATCCATTGGAGTATTATTTCTATCGGTATCATTGTATGCCGCAAAATTTCTTCAACAGTTCATTCCGCATTGGCTGTGTTCTGGAATATCCTTTACAATCTTTTTATGTATTGGACTTAGTTCTATATTTCAGGGAACCATCAAAAGGATCCTTCGTAAATATAAAAGGAAACAATTAGAATTTGAATATAGTGGCATATCTTTTGTATTAGATGTATACCTTGATGAAACAAAAGCGGATAGCGATTGTAGTATGTATTTGTCATTAAAAGAAGCTGCCTATCTTGCAGTTGCATTATCAATAGATTCTTTAGTTAGTGGGTTTGCGATGGGAATTAGTATTCTTCATCCATTACAAGTATTGATAATTAGTTTTCTGATGGGAGTCTTTGTGATATTACTTGGTTCCTTTTTGGGAAAGCGAATCTTTCATAAAGCTGATATTGATTTAAGCTGGATTAGTGGTATCTTATTCATTATATTAGCATTCACAAGAATATTATAG
- a CDS encoding ATP-binding protein produces the protein MMYRKFYEYMMQWKQDKNKKALYINGARQIGKTTLIREFGKKNYKKFLEINFITTPSAKTIFEGDLSADLLITKLTAYFKTELIPHDTLIFFDEIQECMEVRTAIKFLVEDRRFDYIESGSLLGVTYQNVKSLPVGYEDPHTMYPMDFEEFAIAMGIQQSTLNILKEAYINRKPVDDFIHKEMMKLFKFYCVVGGMPAVVQAFIQTKDMGKVINEQKGILELYRKDVQKYAEKGKDKIQMIFDAIPAELNNKNKRFILSDLKKSARSERYESCFNWLNDAGVTLPCYNLQELKQPVAINLSRNLFKLFLNDTGLLCAMSSSNIQYMIISDDLDVNEGSIMENMFATQLVSNGYKIYYYDKKKFGELDFVIESENKLQPIEIKSGNNYKKHPALNHVIEMKDDQMKKPIVFCIGNIEETEDLIYIPLYMVMFLTEPVSLGKIDFTLHI, from the coding sequence ATGATGTATAGAAAATTTTATGAATATATGATGCAGTGGAAACAAGATAAGAATAAAAAAGCATTATACATTAATGGAGCCAGGCAGATAGGGAAAACGACGTTAATACGTGAATTCGGTAAAAAAAATTATAAAAAGTTCTTAGAAATTAATTTTATAACTACACCTTCAGCTAAAACAATCTTTGAAGGAGATTTGTCTGCGGATTTGTTGATCACAAAACTCACAGCTTATTTTAAAACAGAATTGATACCCCATGATACATTGATTTTTTTCGACGAAATTCAGGAATGTATGGAAGTAAGAACAGCCATTAAATTTTTAGTGGAAGATCGAAGATTTGATTATATAGAATCTGGATCATTATTGGGAGTAACCTATCAAAATGTTAAATCCTTACCAGTTGGTTATGAAGATCCGCATACGATGTATCCAATGGATTTTGAAGAATTTGCGATTGCAATGGGAATCCAACAAAGCACATTGAATATATTAAAGGAAGCATACATAAATAGGAAACCAGTGGATGATTTTATTCATAAAGAAATGATGAAATTATTTAAATTTTACTGTGTTGTAGGGGGAATGCCAGCTGTTGTACAAGCATTTATTCAAACAAAAGATATGGGAAAAGTTATCAATGAACAGAAAGGTATTTTAGAATTATACCGAAAAGATGTTCAAAAATACGCTGAAAAAGGGAAAGATAAAATACAAATGATATTTGATGCAATTCCCGCTGAATTGAATAATAAAAATAAACGATTCATCTTAAGTGATTTAAAAAAGAGCGCAAGAAGTGAGCGATATGAATCTTGCTTCAACTGGTTAAATGATGCTGGAGTAACACTGCCATGTTATAACTTACAGGAATTAAAGCAACCAGTTGCGATAAATCTTTCTAGAAATTTATTTAAATTATTTTTAAATGATACAGGACTTCTATGTGCAATGTCCTCATCAAATATACAATATATGATTATATCTGATGATTTAGATGTCAATGAAGGCAGTATCATGGAAAATATGTTTGCGACTCAACTTGTAAGTAATGGTTATAAAATCTATTATTATGATAAGAAAAAATTTGGAGAGCTTGATTTTGTGATTGAATCAGAAAATAAATTACAGCCAATCGAAATTAAATCTGGGAACAATTATAAAAAACATCCTGCACTAAATCATGTAATCGAAATGAAAGATGACCAGATGAAAAAGCCAATCGTATTTTGCATAGGGAATATCGAAGAAACAGAAGATTTGATATATATTCCTTTGTATATGGTTATGTTTTTGACAGAGCCTGTTTCTTTAGGCAAAATAGACTTCACGTTACATATTTAA
- a CDS encoding helix-turn-helix transcriptional regulator, whose product MDEQFQCKLKLYRIAQGLTQEQLANKVGVRRETIMRLEKAQYNPSLKLAIDISRVVKVPIEDIFIFDKPKEK is encoded by the coding sequence ATGGATGAGCAGTTTCAATGTAAATTAAAGCTATATCGAATCGCACAAGGATTGACGCAGGAGCAATTAGCAAATAAAGTCGGTGTAAGAAGAGAAACAATCATGCGCCTTGAAAAAGCACAATATAATCCTTCTTTAAAGCTTGCGATTGATATATCTAGAGTTGTGAAAGTACCTATTGAGGATATCTTTATATTTGATAAACCAAAAGAAAAGTAG
- a CDS encoding DUF3796 domain-containing protein, with amino-acid sequence MNKRKVKHLIYMGIVCLLLLVLSSIYAVLYNHGRLVEPMDFSTYTFHIKDTPMVLSGILLIIYIIYMTIFIIKYNMRKPVDTTHTKKLSPYLGFLGFFGFFGFAGFWTYNSAGIIYPFIFFIFFGFFGFYYDGKLSNTLRDELFEQNVKTASIKAYKTGFALLFIVIWGIGMGMLSKNLEWCAIFMLISISLIYALVLFLDKYYLYRLEKED; translated from the coding sequence ATGAATAAACGTAAAGTAAAACATCTCATCTATATGGGAATAGTATGTCTATTGCTGTTGGTTTTATCGTCTATATATGCAGTTTTATATAATCATGGTCGATTAGTAGAGCCTATGGATTTTTCTACCTATACCTTTCATATAAAGGACACGCCAATGGTATTATCTGGCATTTTGCTCATTATCTATATAATCTATATGACCATCTTTATTATAAAATACAATATGAGAAAACCTGTAGATACCACGCACACAAAGAAATTATCTCCTTATTTAGGTTTCTTAGGATTTTTCGGATTCTTTGGCTTTGCAGGTTTTTGGACCTATAACAGCGCAGGCATCATATATCCATTTATATTCTTTATCTTTTTTGGCTTTTTCGGGTTTTATTATGATGGAAAACTATCAAATACATTAAGAGATGAACTATTTGAACAAAACGTAAAAACTGCATCTATCAAAGCTTATAAAACAGGATTTGCGCTCTTATTTATTGTAATATGGGGTATTGGTATGGGGATGTTATCAAAGAACCTGGAATGGTGTGCTATTTTTATGTTAATATCTATATCCTTAATTTATGCCCTTGTATTATTTTTGGATAAATATTATTTATATCGCTTGGAAAAAGAGGATTAA
- a CDS encoding 2,3-bisphosphoglycerate-independent phosphoglycerate mutase: protein MSKRPVVLVVMDGIGISDNEFGNAVKAAYKPTLDELWGTCPHTEIKAHGLAVGLPTDGDMGNSEVGHNALGCGQIYSQGAKLVNENIETGEIFNTDTWKDLVANCKDGKMHFLGLLSDGNVHSHINHLKALIKRAKEDGVKEVRIHALLDGRDVPETSALTYVDDIEAYMADLNDDNFHACIASGGGRMTITMDRYEANWAMVEQGWHVHVLGEGREFASAREAIETYRNETGVVDQDLPGFVIAKDGKPVGTIEDGDSVILFNFRGDRAQEISLAFDNENFDKFDRVRVPNVMYAGMLQYDADLCIPKNFLTQPPKIKYTLTEELCKHNIREYAISETQKYGHVTYFWNGNRSEKVNPALEDYVEIQSDVVPFEQRPWMKAAEITDVLCAAIESGNYDFLRTNYPNGDMVGHTGNFEATVIGVEAVDLQLARVKKAVDAVNGILIVTADHGNADEMYEKKKKEDAPIKAKTSHTLNKVPFIIYGADVELKQDENLGLSNVAATVADLLEVAPNEHWNESIIKK from the coding sequence ATGAGTAAAAGACCAGTTGTATTGGTAGTCATGGACGGAATTGGTATCAGTGATAACGAATTCGGTAACGCCGTGAAAGCTGCATACAAACCAACATTAGACGAATTATGGGGAACTTGCCCACACACAGAAATTAAAGCACACGGATTGGCTGTTGGACTTCCAACAGATGGAGATATGGGAAACAGTGAAGTAGGACACAACGCATTAGGATGTGGACAGATCTATTCTCAGGGCGCAAAACTGGTAAACGAAAATATTGAAACAGGCGAAATCTTCAATACAGATACTTGGAAAGATTTAGTCGCAAATTGTAAAGATGGAAAGATGCACTTCTTAGGATTATTATCTGATGGAAATGTACACTCTCACATCAATCATTTAAAAGCGCTAATCAAACGTGCAAAAGAAGATGGTGTTAAAGAAGTAAGAATCCATGCATTATTAGATGGACGTGATGTTCCAGAAACAAGTGCATTGACTTACGTAGATGATATCGAAGCTTATATGGCTGATTTAAATGATGATAACTTCCACGCTTGTATCGCAAGTGGTGGTGGTCGTATGACAATCACAATGGATCGTTATGAAGCAAACTGGGCGATGGTAGAACAGGGATGGCATGTACATGTATTAGGTGAAGGTAGAGAATTCGCCAGTGCAAGAGAAGCTATCGAAACTTATCGTAATGAAACAGGTGTTGTTGACCAGGATCTTCCAGGATTTGTAATCGCAAAAGATGGCAAACCAGTTGGAACAATCGAAGATGGCGACAGTGTTATTCTGTTCAACTTCAGAGGCGACCGTGCACAGGAAATCTCATTGGCATTCGATAATGAAAACTTTGATAAATTTGATCGTGTACGTGTACCAAACGTTATGTATGCTGGTATGTTACAGTACGATGCCGACTTATGCATTCCAAAGAATTTCTTAACACAGCCACCAAAGATCAAATATACATTGACAGAAGAACTTTGCAAACACAATATCCGTGAATATGCAATCAGTGAAACTCAGAAATACGGACACGTTACTTATTTCTGGAACGGAAACCGTAGTGAAAAAGTAAATCCTGCTTTAGAAGACTATGTAGAAATCCAGTCAGATGTTGTACCATTTGAACAGCGTCCTTGGATGAAAGCAGCTGAAATTACTGATGTATTATGTGCTGCAATCGAATCAGGAAATTATGATTTCTTACGTACTAACTATCCAAATGGAGATATGGTTGGACACACAGGAAACTTTGAAGCAACTGTCATTGGTGTAGAAGCAGTAGATTTACAGCTTGCTCGTGTAAAGAAAGCAGTTGATGCAGTCAATGGTATCTTAATCGTAACTGCAGACCACGGTAACGCTGATGAAATGTATGAAAAGAAGAAAAAAGAAGATGCGCCTATCAAAGCAAAAACTTCTCATACATTAAATAAAGTTCCATTCATTATCTATGGTGCTGATGTAGAATTGAAACAGGATGAAAACTTAGGTTTATCAAATGTTGCTGCTACAGTAG